The genomic region CGGCGCCCGCGTGCTGTTCTCCGGTCTCGACCTCGTCGTCGCCCCCGGTGACGTCGTCGGACTCGTCGGCGTCAACGGGGCGGGCAAGTCCACGCTGCTGCGCACGCTTGCCGGGGAGCTGGCGGCCGAGGCCGGATCCGTCGTCGTCAGTCCGCCGACCGCCACTCTCGGATACCTGCCGCAGGAGCACGAGCGCCGGGAGGGGGAGACCGTCCTCGACGCGCTCGCGCGGCGCACCGGCGTGGCTGCCGCCCAGGCCGCGCTGGACACGGCGACCGACGACCTGGCCGCCGGCCGCGAGGGCGCTGACGACGTCTACGGCGACGCGCTCGAGCACTGGCTCGCCCTCGGCGGCGCCGACCTCGACGAGCGTGCGGCGGACGTCGTCGCGGAGGTGGCCCCCGGTGTGGAGCTCGCCGCACCGACGGCGTCGTTGTCGGGGGGACAGGCGGCCCGCGTCGGCCTGGCGGCGCTGCTGCTCTCCCGCTACGACGTCCTGCTGCTCGACGAGCCCACCAACGACCTGGACCTGGCGGGGCTCGACCAGCTGGAGCGGTTCGTCACCGGTTCGCGCGCGGGCATCGTCGTCGTCAGCCACGACCGCGAGTTCCTGGCCCGCACGGTCACCCGGGTCGTCGAGCTCGACCTCGCGCAGCAGCTCGTGCGGGTCGTCGACGGGGGGTACGAGGCGTACCTGACCGAGCGCGAGGTGGCCCGCCGGCACGCGCGCGAGGAGTACGAGGAGTTCGCCGACACGAAGGCCTCGCTCGAGGCGCGCGCACGGATGCAGCGCAACTGGATGGCCAAGGGCGTCCGCGACTCCATCAAGAAGCCCAAGGACGGCGACAAGCACATCAAGGCCGCCAATCGGGCGTCGTCGGAGAAGCAGGCAGCGAAGGCGCGGCAGACCGACCGACGGATCGAGCGGCTGGAGGTGGTGGAGGAACCGCGCAAGGAGTGGGAGCTGCGGATGGAGATCGCCACCGCACCCCGCGCGGGCGCCGTGGTGGCCACCCTGCGCGGCGCGGTCGTCCGACGTGGTGACTTCCGGCTCGGTCCGCTCGACCTCCAGGTCGACTGGGGCGACCGGGTCGCCATCACCGGCGCCAACGGCTCGGGGAAGTCCACGCTCCTGGCCGCCCTGCTCGGCCGCGCGCCGCTGGACGAGGGCACCGCCTCGCTCGGGCCGGCCGTGCGGATCGGTGAGATCGAGCAGGCCCGCAGCCGGTTCTTCGGTGCCGAGCAACTGCTGGACGCGTTCTCCGCCGAGGTGCCCGACTGGCCGACGGCGGAGGTGCGCACCCTGCTGGCCAAGTTCGGGCTCGTCGCCGACCACGTGCTGCGCCCCGCCGCGACCCTCTCGCCCGGCGAGCGCACGCGGGCGGGCCTGGCCCTGCTGCAGGCGCGCGGGGTCAACGTCCTCGTGCTCGACGAGCCCACCAACCACCTCGACCTGCCGGCGATCGAGCAGCTCGAGCAGGCGCTGGCCGGATACCCGGGCACGCTCCTGCTGGTCACGCACGACCGCCGGATGCTCGAGGCGGTCGCGACCACCCGCCGGCTCGAGGTCGCCGACGGGCGGGTCACCGAGCGCTGACCGGCTCAGCCGGGTGCGTCCAGCTCGTCGGCGATGCCCACCGTGTCCATGCCGGCCCACGTCTCGGACACGTGGTGGGCCAGCACCATCAGGTCCCGCAGCTGACCACCGCGGTCACGGATGTGATCGCGCAGCAGCGCCTCTCCGGAGAACCCCAGGTCGGTGAAGAGCGCCAGCGCCGCCCCCTGCTCGGCCACCACCTCCACGACGAGCTTCGACAGGCCCGACGAGACCGCCTCCACGAGGGCGCGGCGGGCCAGTTCGCGTCCCAGTCCGCTGCCCCGCCGGGACGGGGAGACGACGAGGCGCACCTCGCCGACGTGGTCGGACCACCCGGGCAGTGGCCGGACGGCGACGTAGCCGGTGACCTCCTCGGCGTCCGGACTGCCGTCGACGGCCACCCAGCGCCCGCCCGGTGTTTTCGCGGAGGCCCAGGAGCGGACCGTCTCCGGATCGGTGACCTCCTCCTTGATGAAGGTGAGGTCGCCGTCGGGCAGTGCCTCGAAGAAGCGCAGCAGCGCGTCGCACCGCTCCGGTCCGAGCTCCACGACCGCCATGTCACGCCTCCTGACGCGCGTCGTCGCCGAGGAGGTCGCTCCGGCGGCGGACGAAATCGATGATCGTGGGCACCGTCGTCCTGGCCGCCGTCCGGCCGACGACCAGCCCCATGTGGCCGGCGTCCAGGCGCAGCTCGTGCTTGTCCGGCGAGCCGACCAGGTCGATCAGCGGCGCCGTGGCGTCCGGCGGCACGATGTGGTCGCGGGTGGCCCGCACGGTCAGGAACGGCACCTGGATGTCGGCGAGGTGCACCGGATCCCCGCCGACGGTGAGCCGGTCGGTGACCATGCCGTTCCGGCGCACGAGCATCTCCGCGGTCTCCCGGGCCGCGGCGCCGGGAAAGGGCACGTGGTCGTCCGACCAGCCGGTCATCGCCTGGTAGGAGGAGACGTACTCGTCGTTCCAGAGCTTCTCCCACAGGGTCACGTACCGGGTGACCTCGGCCGTCGGCGTCAGCGACCGGAAGCCCTGCACCACGACCGACGGCGGGACGTTGCCGTCCGCGTCGAGGACGGAGCCGACGTCCATCCCGCCGACGCTGAAGATGTCCGCGAGCGGGCCCATGTGCCGGAAGTCGACCGGCGTCGCCAGCACTGTGAGGCTGCGCAGCGGTGCGTCGGGGTGGTGGGCCGCGTAGAGCAGGGTGAGGTTCCCGCCGAAGCAGTAGCCGAACAGGTTGACCTCGTCGGCGCCGGAGAGCTCGAGGACGCGGTCGATCCCGGCGGGGATGTAGTCGTCGGCGTAGTCCTCCAGCCGGTTCTCCGCGTCCCGCTCGTCGGGTTCGCCCCAGTCGAGCATGTACACGTCGAAGCCGGCCTCCAGCAACTGCTCCACGAAGCTGTTCCCCGGCGTCAGATCGAGGATGTAGCTCTTGCTGACCATGCTGAACACGATCAGCAACGGCGGCCCGTAGCGGACGCCCCCGTAGGTGTCGGGGTCGTTGCGGTAGTGCCAGAGCTGGGTGCGGCCCCGCTGCCAGACGACGTCCTTGGGGGTCTGCCCGACGCCGGGGCGGTCGACGCCGGCGACGAGCTTGATGCCGTTACGGGCGCGCAGGGCGTTGCGTTCGACGTCGCGCCGGACGCGGTCGAGCACCGTCTGCGGGCTGGGCACCGTCGGCATCGCTGTCCTCCGTGGGGGCGGTCGTGGGATGGGCAGTGCCAGGGCGGGACGAGGCACGTCGCCGCTCCTGCTCCAGCTGGATGGTCAGCCGTCGCACCTCGCGGTCGAGCGAGCCGATCTGTGCGCGCAGCCGGCTGATGTCGCTGCCG from Blastococcus colisei harbors:
- a CDS encoding ABC-F family ATP-binding cassette domain-containing protein; this encodes MSATLVARGLAAGHGARVLFSGLDLVVAPGDVVGLVGVNGAGKSTLLRTLAGELAAEAGSVVVSPPTATLGYLPQEHERREGETVLDALARRTGVAAAQAALDTATDDLAAGREGADDVYGDALEHWLALGGADLDERAADVVAEVAPGVELAAPTASLSGGQAARVGLAALLLSRYDVLLLDEPTNDLDLAGLDQLERFVTGSRAGIVVVSHDREFLARTVTRVVELDLAQQLVRVVDGGYEAYLTEREVARRHAREEYEEFADTKASLEARARMQRNWMAKGVRDSIKKPKDGDKHIKAANRASSEKQAAKARQTDRRIERLEVVEEPRKEWELRMEIATAPRAGAVVATLRGAVVRRGDFRLGPLDLQVDWGDRVAITGANGSGKSTLLAALLGRAPLDEGTASLGPAVRIGEIEQARSRFFGAEQLLDAFSAEVPDWPTAEVRTLLAKFGLVADHVLRPAATLSPGERTRAGLALLQARGVNVLVLDEPTNHLDLPAIEQLEQALAGYPGTLLLVTHDRRMLEAVATTRRLEVADGRVTER
- a CDS encoding GNAT family N-acetyltransferase translates to MAVVELGPERCDALLRFFEALPDGDLTFIKEEVTDPETVRSWASAKTPGGRWVAVDGSPDAEEVTGYVAVRPLPGWSDHVGEVRLVVSPSRRGSGLGRELARRALVEAVSSGLSKLVVEVVAEQGAALALFTDLGFSGEALLRDHIRDRGGQLRDLMVLAHHVSETWAGMDTVGIADELDAPG
- a CDS encoding alpha/beta fold hydrolase — translated: MPTVPSPQTVLDRVRRDVERNALRARNGIKLVAGVDRPGVGQTPKDVVWQRGRTQLWHYRNDPDTYGGVRYGPPLLIVFSMVSKSYILDLTPGNSFVEQLLEAGFDVYMLDWGEPDERDAENRLEDYADDYIPAGIDRVLELSGADEVNLFGYCFGGNLTLLYAAHHPDAPLRSLTVLATPVDFRHMGPLADIFSVGGMDVGSVLDADGNVPPSVVVQGFRSLTPTAEVTRYVTLWEKLWNDEYVSSYQAMTGWSDDHVPFPGAAARETAEMLVRRNGMVTDRLTVGGDPVHLADIQVPFLTVRATRDHIVPPDATAPLIDLVGSPDKHELRLDAGHMGLVVGRTAARTTVPTIIDFVRRRSDLLGDDARQEA